AGGGTTGCCGTAGCGGTCTTTACCGATTGATATGATTAAGAAAGACTTGTTCTTTTGCCAGTATAATGAATGGCCTTCCTCCTGCTCCCAGTTTACCACGGCTGGTTCCCCATATTTTGCCTTAATCGTATCAACAATAAAGGCTCCCTCTTTGGTAGATGATATTTTAAACAGCAAGGGTTTTTTGGTGTAGTTTGAAAAAACAAACTCCACATACTCAAACGGCACCTTCTTTATTCTGGCATAGCGGTACCTCAATTTGATGATATTATGTTCTACTCGTTCTCCGGGCGGATTATTCAGTCGCTGATTGATTTCATCCAATTCTTTGAAATATTTCTGCAAGAACCCCTTGAAATTGATGTTCAAGTCCAGCGTGCTCCATCTTTCGACGGCATCGGAACCCAGCTTTTCTTTCAGTTCGTCCCTGACGGTATCCGTCAACTCCGAATCGACGCCAAGATTAAAAAAGGCGAAACTTTCGGGATTGGTCTGGGCTGAATGGGTTTCGGCCATGTCTGTTTTTTTCCCAAAATTGACGAATACAACAATTGAAATGAAAACCGATACCGATACCACCGCTGCCAAAATGTGGAATTTCCTGGTTCTAAGTATTGACATACAACAACCTCTCAGCAACCGTTAACGGTTAGCCCGAATATTTTATGAACTTTTTTAACTAAATTTAATAATGAGGTGATATTTTGCATAATATTGAAATTTGTAACAATAAAGTCAAGAGTCGTGTTGATTTGTCTTGATAAAATCTGAATATCAGATATTTTATTGGGTGATTATCGGGAACTTCAATCCGCTGCCAACCTTTACAGCTTGGATGCTACCCTTAAACGGAGGACCATGAGACCTAAATTATCCATAGCAGTGATTGTCCTGCTTTGCATCCTCTTTTTCCTCGCTGCTCAAGGAATTTGTCAAAACAGCACCGATGCTGCACCTGCCAACGCCTCGAAAAAGCCAGCGCTTAAACACGCTGTAATGTGTGAAGAAATCAAAGATTTCATTCCATATAACCCGGGAGCAGTATTTTCCATTGCCATCGGAAAAGTCTCATGTTTTACCTTATTTGACCCTGTACCTGAAAAAACGTTTATTTATCACAAATGGTATCATCAGGATAAACCCAGCACAAACAAAAGACTGACCCTGCAACCGCCGCGCTGGTCGGCTTATACCAGTATCCTGCTTCGTGAAACCGATAAAGGACCCTGGCGGGTGGAAATACTCGATCAGGCCGGCAAGCTGATAGATGTTTTAAGGTTCAGCATTACAGACTAATAAACGATGAATGCGCTTTTTTCATTTTTTGCAATCTTACGATGGCAGGATGTCTTCGATATCCTACTCAACAGTTATATATTATTTCGGTTTTATGTTCTGTTCAGAGGGACCACCGTTCTTCGGGTGATTGCCGGAATTGCAATTCTATATGTCTTTCGGCAGATCGCCGTTTTTTTCGGTTTAATCTTAACCAGCTGGGCCCTCCAGGGAATTATGGCGGTTGCCGCGCTCATTATCATCATCGTTTTCAGAAATGAAATCCGCAGCGTTCTTCAGGCCAAAAATTTAAAGACGATTCTCTGGGGTGTTCCCCAAAAACCGTTTCACACACCCATGAAAATCATCGCCGAAAGTATTGGTACCTTGTCTCGACGGCACATCGGGGCCTTGATGGTTTTCCCGGCCAAAGATGATCTTGAAGAAGTCGTTCAAAAGGGTGTACGCTGGAATGGATTGGCATCCAAAGAAATGATCACCAGTATTTTCTGGCCCGACAACCCTGTCCATGACGGTGCCGCCATCATACATGGCGATCGGATAACCGAAGTCAGCGTTATCCTGCCGTTATCCCACAGTGATGATCTGCCTTCCCGATACGGGACCCGTCACCGGGCGGCTTTAGGATTGGCGGAAGTCACGGACGCTTTAATTGTGGTTGTTTCCGAGGAAACCGGCAGAGTGGTTGTGGCCAAAAATTCGAAAATCATTGAAATCAGAAGTAGTGATGAACTTATAAAAAATCTGCGGGCACACGCGGGAATATCTGAAGAAGACCAAGGCCTTTTAAGAAAAAGCAGGTTTGAGTTAGGCAGCGCGGCACTTTTATTCATCATATTGGTAACGGGCGTGTGGTTCAGTTTTTCAAAAGGACTGGACACCCTGATCACCCTTGAAATCCCTGTGGAATATACCACACGCGATCCCTCAATGGAAATTATCGACACTTCTGCAAACGCCGTCAGCCTTCAACTGGGAGGTTCCGGAACGCTGATAAAATCGATGCGACCCGAACAGGTTCATGTACGGCTGGCTCTGGACAAAGCCGTCGCCGGGCGAAATACGTTTTCCATCACAAAGGACAACATTACC
This Candidatus Desulfatibia profunda DNA region includes the following protein-coding sequences:
- a CDS encoding DUF2914 domain-containing protein; its protein translation is MCEEIKDFIPYNPGAVFSIAIGKVSCFTLFDPVPEKTFIYHKWYHQDKPSTNKRLTLQPPRWSAYTSILLRETDKGPWRVEILDQAGKLIDVLRFSITD
- a CDS encoding DNA integrity scanning protein DisA nucleotide-binding domain protein, whose amino-acid sequence is MNALFSFFAILRWQDVFDILLNSYILFRFYVLFRGTTVLRVIAGIAILYVFRQIAVFFGLILTSWALQGIMAVAALIIIIVFRNEIRSVLQAKNLKTILWGVPQKPFHTPMKIIAESIGTLSRRHIGALMVFPAKDDLEEVVQKGVRWNGLASKEMITSIFWPDNPVHDGAAIIHGDRITEVSVILPLSHSDDLPSRYGTRHRAALGLAEVTDALIVVVSEETGRVVVAKNSKIIEIRSSDELIKNLRAHAGISEEDQGLLRKSRFELGSAALLFIILVTGVWFSFSKGLDTLITLEIPVEYTTRDPSMEIIDTSANAVSLQLGGSGTLIKSMRPEQVHVRLALDKAVAGRNTFSITKDNITLPPGIYLKKITPSVVEATLDTTIKKKLPVQVDWVGKLPENLMLSKVKVDPETIEIVGGNRILNNISTIYTEKAQLDNIRESGNLTLSPVLDPASLKIASDSKNKINVSYVIKPRQP